In Candidatus Abyssobacteria bacterium SURF_5, a genomic segment contains:
- a CDS encoding MFS transporter encodes MQLFTSIGMLSIPLLATELRASSLELGVIGAFGSATYAATVVFAGTLSDRFGRKRVIICGTLLTAVVLAFMPLSSTPVHLIFLNVSLGCSTAFFWPVLEAWLSDGASSEEVGKGLGGFNVSWSAGACLGPLMGGILYTRSSALALLLAAAGVCLVAYIAYQNKNVTAASPLISATKLDSIQIDQSTAEPIAGPTNGKSLLYAIWMANFTSWFVMSEIRMLFPKLGVDVLGMQPWVIGLLIFALGFSLTATFYLMGVSRLWRNSPRPLIFAQILIIVFLLAMTGSTSAVTLSIVFCGLGVGFGIAYSYSLYYSVVGSLEKGAGSGRHEMVLGMGAVLGPLLGGGVTEIFSTLRAPYILGAVLVFISLGAQLRIFSANRESALIRTSPRADAD; translated from the coding sequence ATGCAGCTTTTCACTTCCATCGGGATGCTCTCTATTCCCCTGCTGGCGACGGAGCTTCGCGCATCGAGCCTTGAGCTCGGCGTCATCGGCGCGTTCGGCTCTGCCACGTACGCGGCCACCGTTGTCTTTGCGGGGACGCTCTCCGACCGGTTCGGGCGCAAGCGTGTCATCATCTGTGGAACACTCCTGACAGCAGTCGTGCTGGCTTTCATGCCCTTGAGTTCGACTCCTGTCCACCTCATTTTCCTCAACGTTTCACTCGGATGCAGCACGGCTTTTTTCTGGCCGGTGCTCGAGGCGTGGCTTTCGGATGGTGCCAGCAGCGAGGAGGTGGGAAAAGGTCTCGGAGGATTCAATGTGAGCTGGAGCGCGGGCGCCTGCCTGGGGCCGCTCATGGGGGGCATTTTGTATACCAGGAGCAGCGCACTCGCCTTATTATTGGCCGCCGCCGGAGTCTGTCTCGTGGCGTATATCGCGTATCAAAACAAGAACGTCACCGCGGCATCTCCTCTTATTTCGGCCACCAAACTGGATTCGATTCAAATAGATCAGTCAACGGCCGAGCCAATCGCTGGGCCAACAAATGGCAAATCACTCCTATACGCCATCTGGATGGCCAACTTTACCAGTTGGTTCGTAATGTCGGAAATCAGGATGCTGTTTCCAAAACTCGGAGTTGACGTGCTCGGGATGCAGCCGTGGGTGATTGGACTCCTGATTTTCGCGCTCGGATTCTCATTGACCGCGACCTTTTACCTGATGGGCGTATCGCGGCTCTGGCGCAATTCGCCCCGCCCTCTGATTTTTGCGCAAATCCTGATTATCGTTTTCCTGCTCGCGATGACCGGTTCGACTTCGGCGGTGACGTTAAGTATTGTATTCTGCGGTCTTGGGGTAGGCTTCGGGATTGCGTACTCGTACAGCCTCTATTACAGCGTGGTCGGGAGTTTGGAAAAAGGGGCAGGGAGCGGACGGCATGAAATGGTGCTTGGAATGGGCGCCGTTCTCGGTCCTCTTTTGGGTGGAGGCGTAACCGAGATTTTTAGTACGCTGAGGGCGCCATACATTTTGGGAGCTGTCCTGGTATTCATTTCCCTTGGCGCACAGCTTCGCATCTTCTCCGCGAACCGGGAATCCGCACTCATACGGACGTCACCGCGCGCCGATGCGGATTAG
- a CDS encoding thiolase family protein has product MEKVFILSGVRTPIGRYGGTLRDVPAYKLSALTLNEAVKRAGIEPEQVQDVIMGQSYQNGECSNGARMALLEAGWPDHVTGVTIDRRCCSGLEAVAWAAMKIQSGNAEIVVAGGMENMSQAEMYVPGEIKWGIGGKTDAKFGFMPKGHGAMSMWGIPFFDRIQRGRVMSQPIERYGELNSMMTWAEEAAKRENISREQADAWALRSHQNAIAALDDGRLTEEIVAVSLSRRKGEPQMFEVDETPRRDTQLEKLARLPAIYPGGVCTAGNSSSENDGAAAVVLMSESKLKQLGLPPMARFVASAVAGADPTLTYPAVPEAANRALQRAGLKIDQIDLLEIQEAFAVQTLADAKLMGIGPEDYDKKINVNGSGISLGHPVGATGAMRLITLLHEMKRRGSRYGMVAICGGGGHGIAGVVESA; this is encoded by the coding sequence ATGGAAAAAGTGTTCATACTCAGCGGAGTTCGAACTCCAATAGGAAGATATGGAGGCACATTGCGCGACGTGCCCGCCTACAAACTGTCGGCGCTCACGCTGAATGAAGCGGTCAAGAGGGCAGGCATCGAGCCGGAACAGGTGCAGGATGTCATCATGGGACAGTCCTATCAGAACGGCGAATGCTCGAACGGAGCGCGCATGGCGCTGCTCGAAGCGGGTTGGCCAGACCACGTCACCGGCGTCACGATAGACCGCCGCTGCTGCTCCGGTCTCGAGGCCGTCGCTTGGGCCGCCATGAAAATCCAGAGCGGCAATGCCGAAATCGTTGTCGCCGGCGGCATGGAGAACATGAGCCAGGCGGAGATGTATGTCCCCGGCGAGATTAAGTGGGGGATCGGAGGAAAGACCGACGCGAAATTCGGATTCATGCCGAAAGGACACGGTGCGATGTCCATGTGGGGCATTCCATTTTTCGACCGCATCCAGCGCGGCCGCGTCATGTCTCAGCCCATCGAACGGTACGGCGAACTGAATTCCATGATGACCTGGGCCGAAGAGGCTGCGAAACGCGAAAACATCTCGCGCGAGCAGGCGGACGCGTGGGCGCTTCGCAGCCACCAAAACGCAATCGCCGCGCTCGATGATGGGAGGCTTACAGAGGAGATTGTGGCCGTCTCCCTTTCCCGGAGAAAGGGCGAGCCGCAGATGTTCGAGGTCGATGAGACGCCAAGGCGGGATACCCAGCTCGAAAAATTGGCCAGGCTGCCGGCCATCTATCCTGGCGGCGTCTGCACCGCAGGCAATTCCTCGAGCGAAAACGACGGCGCGGCCGCGGTCGTACTGATGTCCGAGAGCAAACTGAAGCAACTCGGCCTCCCACCGATGGCTCGCTTCGTCGCGTCGGCCGTCGCCGGCGCCGACCCCACGCTCACGTATCCCGCGGTCCCCGAAGCCGCCAATAGAGCACTCCAGAGAGCCGGCCTCAAGATCGACCAGATCGACCTCCTGGAAATACAGGAAGCCTTTGCCGTTCAGACGCTGGCCGATGCGAAATTGATGGGGATCGGGCCCGAGGACTACGACAAGAAGATAAACGTCAACGGATCGGGAATATCGCTCGGCCATCCCGTCGGCGCCACCGGCGCAATGCGGCTCATCACACTGCTGCACGAGATGAAGAGGCGCGGCTCCCGGTATGGGATGGTGGCCATTTGCGGAGGCGGCGGGCACGGCATCGCCGGCGTTGTGGAATCGGCCTGA